One window of Perca fluviatilis chromosome 12, GENO_Pfluv_1.0, whole genome shotgun sequence genomic DNA carries:
- the LOC120570606 gene encoding butyrophilin-like protein 2 isoform X1 translates to MQQWAGISKLLYLSKQEIALLCASSLCIFDELSIFFSIYFCFPLRCVMSELILSRMFIISVACFLLLGSDVTGVLYVNTTVGESTVLPCNLMLPATTDLKHLRFYWQDEREQVLYSFNEGKEMPEHVNKLYRDRITAFPQDMTGGNISVKFEYPTLEDNHRVFRVFGAVFDSRGTKRFIIGHSEICQLTLHVAVPYEHISLTVNEETMTAVCTTRRGFPEPLVEWRLQNHSDNTQHLLDPQDVNTTAAPDPQDHLYSLTSTIVIPGGPYQSVACLVHNPTLNVTLIATHVLNKDVKRYLELMGAKSWDALHRRPSSLSTLDRWSPFVPGSHVSAGINP, encoded by the exons ATGCAACAATGGGCCGGAATTTCTAAACTACTGTATCTGTCAAAACAGGAAATTGCACTCTTGTGTGCGTCTTCACTTTGCATTTTCGATGAGTTAAGcatatttttttctatatatttctgTTTTCCTTTACGTTGTGTAATGAGTGAGCTAATCCTCTCAAGAATGTTCATTATATCAGTGGCATGCTTTCTCCTGTTGG GGTCTGATGTAACAGGTGTTCTTTATGTCAACACTACCGTTGGTGAATCTACAGTACTCCCATGTAACCTGATGCTCCCCGCTACCACTGACTTAAAGCATCTACGCTTTTACTGGCAAGATGAAAGAGAGCAAGTTTTGTACTCTTTTAATGAAGGGAAGGAGATGCCTGAGCATGTAAATAAACTCTATCGAGACCGGATCACAGCCTTCCCACAGGACATGACAGGCggaaatatttcagtcaaatttGAATACCCAACACTAGAAGATAACCACAGGGTTTTTCGCGTTTTTGGAGCAGTTTTTGACAGCAGAGGGACGAAGAGATTCATAATTGGACATAGTGAAATCTGCCAACTGACCTTACATGTTGCAG TTCCCTACGAGCATATCAGCCTGACTGTAAATGAAGAAACAATGACTGCGGTCTGCACTACAAGAAGAGGATTCCCCGAGCCTTTGGTAGAGTGGAGACTTCAGAACCATTCTGACAACACCCAACACCTCTTAGACCCGCAGGATGTGAACACCACAGCAGCACCGGACCCTCAAGATCATCTCTACAGTCTCACAAGCACCATAGTTATCCCTGGAGGTCCATATCAATCTGTGGCCTGCCTCGTCCACAACCCTACCCTAAATGTGACTCTGATCGCCACCCACGTATTAAACAAAG ATGTTAAAAGGTACTTAGAGCTCATGGGGGCAAAGTCCTGGGATGCACTACATCGTCGCCCCTCCTCCCTTTCTACACTGGACCGTTGGAGCCCCTTTGTCCCTGGTTCCCATGTCTCTGCTGGGATTAATCCCTGA
- the LOC120570606 gene encoding T-lymphocyte activation antigen CD80-like isoform X2, producing MQQWAGISKLLYLSKQEIALLCASSLCIFDELSIFFSIYFCFPLRCVMSELILSRMFIISVACFLLLGSDVTGVLYVNTTVGESTVLPCNLMLPATTDLKHLRFYWQDEREQVLYSFNEGKEMPEHVNKLYRDRITAFPQDMTGGNISVKFEYPTLEDNHRVFRVFGAVFDSRGTKRFIIGHSEICQLTLHVAVPYEHISLTVNEETMTAVCTTRRGFPEPLVEWRLQNHSDNTQHLLDPQDVNTTAAPDPQDHLYSLTSTIVIPGGPYQSVACLVHNPTLNVTLIATHVLNKGEAERSRLSLAGALMVAAAAVLIY from the exons ATGCAACAATGGGCCGGAATTTCTAAACTACTGTATCTGTCAAAACAGGAAATTGCACTCTTGTGTGCGTCTTCACTTTGCATTTTCGATGAGTTAAGcatatttttttctatatatttctgTTTTCCTTTACGTTGTGTAATGAGTGAGCTAATCCTCTCAAGAATGTTCATTATATCAGTGGCATGCTTTCTCCTGTTGG GGTCTGATGTAACAGGTGTTCTTTATGTCAACACTACCGTTGGTGAATCTACAGTACTCCCATGTAACCTGATGCTCCCCGCTACCACTGACTTAAAGCATCTACGCTTTTACTGGCAAGATGAAAGAGAGCAAGTTTTGTACTCTTTTAATGAAGGGAAGGAGATGCCTGAGCATGTAAATAAACTCTATCGAGACCGGATCACAGCCTTCCCACAGGACATGACAGGCggaaatatttcagtcaaatttGAATACCCAACACTAGAAGATAACCACAGGGTTTTTCGCGTTTTTGGAGCAGTTTTTGACAGCAGAGGGACGAAGAGATTCATAATTGGACATAGTGAAATCTGCCAACTGACCTTACATGTTGCAG TTCCCTACGAGCATATCAGCCTGACTGTAAATGAAGAAACAATGACTGCGGTCTGCACTACAAGAAGAGGATTCCCCGAGCCTTTGGTAGAGTGGAGACTTCAGAACCATTCTGACAACACCCAACACCTCTTAGACCCGCAGGATGTGAACACCACAGCAGCACCGGACCCTCAAGATCATCTCTACAGTCTCACAAGCACCATAGTTATCCCTGGAGGTCCATATCAATCTGTGGCCTGCCTCGTCCACAACCCTACCCTAAATGTGACTCTGATCGCCACCCACGTATTAAACAAAG gTGAAGCAGAGAGGAGCCGGCTCAGCTTGGCTGGAGCTCTGAtggtggctgctgctgctgttctcatttaCTAA